The window aagaaattgttgtcttttttccatttaacaacagttttattgaaaactgttgttgttcaccataatattttttaaataacaacagtttttcaaaaaactgttgtctaatgtatgtcaaagacaacggttttaaaaaactattgtcttttagtgttgcttatatgataatatacaacaattttattaaactgttgtctattgaatgttgttgaatcttaAAAACATAACAGTTTTATTaaagtgttgtctattgaatgttgttgaatattgaaaacacaacagtttttttaacttcatgaaaaaaaacctaaaacccacttCTCCGTAACTCTTCAACGAATAAAAACCTATCTCCGACTCCTTCGCGACTCCTCCGCGAAAGACGCTCCTCGTCGCTCTCGCTAGGAACCATTAGGCAATGGGCTATGGGAGGAAGGGCCTAACTTAAATCATTAGTTGAAGGCGACGGGATTTATAGAGTCCAATGCGGCGGGGAGGCGAGCTTTCGCTCTCCGATGGCTGGGAGAATGGCGCAGGGAAGGCGAAAGGGGCCGTCGCAATTTGGGTTGTTTTGGTTTGCATCTGGACTTGCGATCCGAATCCGAGCTTCGCTTTTGGCGCTACCGATCCCAACGAAGGTGAGTGAGTTGATAGTCTCGTTGAGGGtttgatgtaaaataccggaaatgggCATAGCATCATAAGGgatttttttcggaatttttggaaatttttcgggaatttttcggagctcatacggacgagttaacggggataaaaatggggtccgaaaaaacctgtttaggctaccctatttaagcgaggaaaagttagatttatttatttatttatttattttctttttctattttcttttccttatttttcttttttcccccGCTGTTTCCTTCCCTCGACGCCGAACCCGTGCCCTACTTCTTCCTCCCCCGCGTGCCCGACTGTGCCCTAACTGCCTCTCCCAACCGGCTATACAAACTGCCGTTTCCTCTCGCGGATAAACCCTCGGCCAAGCTCGCTTTCCTCTTCTTTTCCTCTGCCGACGCTGACCCcctttccctgtgccctagccgccagccaccgagaccttcttcttcctctttccctAAGCGCCGGCGACGAATCTGCCACCGCCGATCCACTGTCACCCTTGTGCGACGACGCCGCCGCCGACTTTTGATCCGAGCAGCATCGCCACACCCTTGCCCCAGTGCCGAGCCTTCCAATTCCGTGCCCTATTTTGGGTTCACAGTCGGCCGACTCTCCTTCTCCacgccgagccctagtttcccgaggtcgatctcttcctctttgCCGAGGTTTTTGTTGCTACTTTCCACTGCGGACTCACAACCGATCACCGCCGATTTCCACACTGCGGCTGATCACTACTGTTTCCTTCATCCGGTCCAGCCCTAGTTCTTCATTGGTGCCCTAGATCTGATGTGCCCATCTCCGGCTACTCAGGTCAGTGACTCCACCTGGGTTTTATTTACAGCAACCTCATGGGCTATGAGGCTACGAATGAATGTTCGGATGTGGTATTGATGTGAGTTTGATTTGATTACTTAGTTTCAGTGATACTGTTCGCCATCTATTCGGAGCATCAGTTGTTATCACCGGCCATAATTTCCAGCAAACTCACAACAATGTGAGTGTAGACAAGATTTTCATTCGAGAAGAAACTTACTTCTTAATATCAACTATCTTTAtattctttgtgatgcaatatcATTTACCTCTTGTATCTGCTCAAAATAAGTTTCTTATTCATAATTATGGTTTTACCTTCAATACTGTCAAACCTACATGTCCATGAATACTTTCTACTGTATCATACTCCACTCTCTGATAAAGGGGCCTTTTTACTGTAGGGACCTGTCTTACAATTCTCTTaatgttgttaggcttttttcttgtagtgtcttcTGCTTGGTGCAGGAAATGGCAGAGGCTGTGACGAAAGATTTTGGAAGGATTGACATCTTTGTGCATTCTCTTGCCAATGGACCAGAGGTACTACCTTACACCATATAATCatgatgttttttttactttagttCTAAATTATGGTTTTCATAAATAGGTAACGAAGCCACTCTTGGAGACATCTAGAAGAGGGTATCTTGCTACAATTTCAGCTTCGAGTTACTCTTTTGTCTCCCTGCTTCGGCACTTTCTTCCAATAATGAATCCAGGTTTCTTTCGATTCCATGAAAACAAAACAATTGCATGTTCCATTTGTGTGTATATTTCAACTTGAGATCCTGACAAGAACATCATTATCAATCCATCATTATATCTTCTTCTTTACGCACAGAATAAAGCAATGCTAGTAGTTATAATAAAACCCAAAATAAAGTTATCAAACAATTCCTTTTCTTGTTGGCACATAGATTTTATATCTCATCTTCACTTTGTTTTGGATGTCTCCGTTAAACATGGCAAGCGGTGCTTCAATATCTTTGACATACATAGCTTCCGAAAGGGCAATCCCAGGGTATAACCTTTTCCCTTGTTTATTCCAAAGTTTATAATTTGGAATACTTGTTTAGTTCTTGCATCAACTTGCAGATACGAAGGTGGAATGAGCTCAGCAAAAGCTGCATTGGAGAGCGATACAAAAGTAAGTTCAACTCTTCTGCATTGTCAAGTCCTGCTAGTGTTTGGAAATATTTAAACCCAAACTATATGGTAGTTCACTCATCTAAGATTATATTTGGCAAAATATAGATTCAATAATTTTGATGTTTTCAGCATTTTTTTTGGATGTAGGTGCTGGCTTTTGAACTGCACTTGCTTGCCACAAAGCATCAGGTAATTATATAATTAGTAACCATTTGGTGATTGTTAGCATACACGATATGATGGCTTTTCTTCAGTTCAATAGACATATTTTTACCTACTGCTCTGTATTCCTATGTTCCTTTCTCTGTCTATGCCATGTTTTACATTGATCTTTCAATTGGCATTTGACTTGAGATTTACCCACGCATGAAATTCTGCAGTTTGTTTATATCACTTGATTATAGAAATTTGTTGAAGAGTTGTCTCGTTTTTGTTTATTTGATCTATGAATTTGTTTGCATTTGCATTATTTTCAATTCCTGAGATGTTAAACACTTCTAGTTGCTTCCTTATACATTGaagaatgttttaaaacattcttCAACCTAGCTCTTGATTGTTAATTTTAGTCAATTATAATGGTAATTGTTAgatcctttatttatttattttaattaatctctATTTGTATATTCCATTATCTAATTAATCAATGACTTATTAATCAATGGTGCTTATTTTTGTTTATTAATCTCTATGAATTAATGTTGCTTGATCactgggaaaaataatgtttgcatggtttataatagaagctttgtatgcaatgacataaaatgaaaattctgcttaataagaaatttaagagccaccatattgtttcaagaggttaccatttatgttacataaATAACGCTTTTTGTACTTCTATTAGATGACTAGATCAAATGGTTTTTATGattatgtaacatttatgcagtgcaattagaatcacgcgtacagtttagtttctaatttgtaacatatatctttattcgaataggtgccctcaagagtactgggaagaatgccgacaaactaaaaaaatggagagattttAACAAATTacggagcactaggagctgcagtccctcctcttcaccgacatctaagtagaaaatctcgtgttatattgttctacctttgttttaatagtgttatcattttgttggttgcttatgaaatttctttagaatgttatagatattatttttgaatgttagaaaattgtatattaaattttattttgaaatttaatattttgaatgatttataatattggaaaattgtgtattaattttttttattttttatctaaaaaagacaacgatttttcaccgttgtcgtagatagtttaaaactgttgttgaagacctgttgttaaaggtagacgctcaaagacaacggtgaaaaattgttgtctttgaaggaaaagacaacagtttttcaccgttgtaaaaatgttgtctttgccttcaaagacaacggttaaaaactgttatttttgggcaccccttttaacaacacggcctttaacaacagtttaaaatgggctacgacaacggtgaaaaactgttgttgttaggcttttttcttgtagtgccggCACTTCGACCACCTCTAAATCGTTGGGCTCAAAGCTTATTAATGTTCTTGGGCCCTCTTATGATTGTATCTGACTGCGTGGATCTCCGATTAGTAGCCATGTGACTTCCTTGCCTGGTTGGAATCCCCGTCGGTCGAGCCTCCGACAACTATGCCAATATCTCCCTTAGCGGTATTGTTGCAGTTTTTTTCTGACTACATCGGGGGTTGCTCCTGCTGGGCTTGGGCGGGGGCTTGAACCCAGTTTTCCAGCCGTTGTGGCATCCTTTGGCGTCGATCAACACCTCGATATTCTCTTCTAGGTGGGTCGTTCGACCTCTGTTACTG is drawn from Zingiber officinale cultivar Zhangliang chromosome 1B, Zo_v1.1, whole genome shotgun sequence and contains these coding sequences:
- the LOC121970654 gene encoding enoyl-[acyl-carrier-protein] reductase [NADH] 1, chloroplastic-like isoform X1, with the translated sequence MAEAVTKDFGRIDIFVHSLANGPEVTKPLLETSRRGYLATISASSYSFVSLLRHFLPIMNPGGASISLTYIASERAIPGYEGGMSSAKAALESDTKVLAFELHLLATKHQVPSRVLGRMPTN
- the LOC121970654 gene encoding enoyl-[acyl-carrier-protein] reductase [NADH] 1, chloroplastic-like isoform X2, whose product is MAEAVTKDFGRIDIFVHSLANGPEVTKPLLETSRRGYLATISASSYSFVSLLRHFLPIMNPGKRCFNIFDIHSFRKGNPRIRRWNELSKSCIGERYKSAGF